ACTaatgttggttttatttaatcaatGAGAGAATCACTGAAAATACTCAAGTGTTTGGAAGAATGAGGAATAGACAAATGAAGGATTATGTGGTTTAATTATAAGGAAGCAAGGCAAAATCAAGTTAAGTGACATGTCAAAAGTCAGTGGTGATATTACAATACATATCATTTTATGATAAACATTTGTTAACCATCAGAAATTATcctatatttcattttaaataccTTTTTATAATCTTTGAGTGTATTAGTCAATTCTGGACAATGAAGACAAATGATTTATGgtaatattggatttttttgtgattattcCATCACTGTGACCTGACCTGCATTTGTTTCTGaatgagacaaaaagaaactgtCAGGTGATTTTATACATGAATTGATCCTCTAGAAAATCTGATCCCAATACAAAAGCACATATAACAGGAGAAACAGTTTTATCCAAATCTCTCCCTCCtatcaaaaataatcacatgatTATgtactgaatattaaaaatcaATGATTTCAAACAGGATAAATGATAAAGAAACGAAGGATTAATTGTAGGGAAACTGACACAATCCAGACTCAGCATTTGTCAAAGCAGTTGTATTTTGTGAGAGACATGTTTGCTGTTGGCTGATTGATTGTCTCACATTTAAGCTGCAGTTCCAGCCTCAGCTGCTGGGTTCTTGATTTATCTCAAAGGATGTAATTCGTTGAATTCTTCAGATTTCTTTCTGAACTCCTCTTCATATTTTCTCATGCCAGAGGACATGGACTTGATCCccactgtaaaaataaagaaggTTTAACCTCTAAATAAAGTGAAGTCAGTCCTCAAACCATCCGCCAGACCATCCCTACagacaacattaacattatttaacatttcCAAGACCAAAGATAGAGAAGTGTGAATGcacatctctttttctctgttacaATGCACTCCGATGGTTTCCCCATAAATAAACTATATAAAATGGATTAAAAGACACACACTACAGTTATATATTTAGGATACTTAAAACTAAGCAGTCATGGACCAATTAGATGGATGCAACAGTGCTTGCTGTGTGTTTAGTGGAAACCATCAATGGGCTCTATAACACATTGCTGCAACAAGGAGTGGCTGTGaatatcatactgtatatagaaactttaaaacatggtaaattcagatcttattaAACAGCAGAAAGTTCTGACTCAATTCAGTTAAACTCACAGTCAGGTCGCACTAATTCATAGCTGCTGGGCCTCGTGGGTTGCTCATCAACTCTCACTGTAAAGgataaaaatatacagatgtattcattattattctggcctgagaaaaaaagagtgtgAGGACCCTAAAATGCTCCATATCTTATTataattctttgttttgttcataaAAGTGAGTTGTAAAAAATAGATTGACAAGCGATTTCCAtttccaagatggctgctgaAGGGCGAGACTTGCCAAAAAGGTTTTGGATATTGCTCCTTGAACTCACCAACATCCCTTTCTGGGAACAACGGGTCATCTAGGTATATTTCCCTCTCCATTTTCTGCTGGTTTTCCAAATCTTTGTAATGATCCTCACTATTTTGTTCCTTGTTGTAATCTGTAAAACACCAGAGTTACTTCATGCTCATAAAATTAACACAGAGCTGTTTATTccaacaacagtaaaataaaaaaaacaacaatttataaccattttaatcaaaattaaatattgcAAATATCACTTCctaatgttattattttcagCACATGCATGTGGTAGCATAGGgcgttgtgtggcgtagtggtctaagcaggtgccccatgCGCAGAGaccacagtcctcgctgcagtcggccccggctcGAATCCTGCATTGGACGGCCtctcgctgcatgtcattccccctctctctgcctccctgtttcctgcctctctccactatactgtccaataaaggcataaaatgcccaaaaaatatactttaaaaaaaaaacatgtagtaGCATAACTATTTCTAGAACTCTAACATGCTGCCTGAACAGTGTGATGTGTTCTGTGGATGATCCAGACTAACAGGGAGACAACATGTTTAATACgacttgaaaatgtttttaaaatgcacaatttGAATCAAAAGTGACCATTAAAACAAGATCTGAATATTAAAAGCTTcaggatttctgtgtctgttgatGGCCTGTGGCCTGTATTCACAAATCCTCTTAAGGCTGaaagtagctcctaacttgCTGAGTTATTAGAAACTAAAAATAATGGGCGTGTCAGTCTTAACTTTAGGACTAGGACCATAATAGACCAAATATATGCTCAGTGCAGCCAGCTAGTCTGGGTTTATGAAGAGGAACATGTGCATAAAGAATGAAGTCAAAGTGCAGTTAAACTTAAATCCATGTGTATGATAaagtgagagaagagagggaaggtaGCACACCTTTCACCTGTCTCATTATTTCTCTGTTCTTTAAAGAACAAAGTTATAATCAGACTACAGGTATCACACCTGAGGCCTGTTACACTAACAGTGACAACAAGTCAGGTATATTGTAATAATGGCGTCCTGAGCTGAGAATGACGTCacaccctctgtgtgtgttgtaatctgagctTCTCTGTTCTTGGCCTTGGAGCTCGGTCTGCTCCACGTGTGCATGAATCCCTCCCTGTGAAACCAGTTTCCCTCCACATGTTTATAAAGAGACAAACgcctttgttttggtctgagatgctgctgGTCTAgagcgacatctagtggcagtgaatatcatgtatattaatattttaaacacTAAATTCAGATCTTATGAAACAGCAGAAAGTTCTGACTCAGGTCAGTTAAACTCACTGTAAGGCCATGAAGCTCCATCATTGCTGTCATTGCTGACGGAGGTAAAGCTGCGCTCTGTGGGTTGTGGACACAAAAGCATTTAATCCAAACTTGTTAATAATGCTGATCATTAGAATATTagtaacttttatttattatttcacacaaaaaaattcaatctgaacagtttaaacacatttttagtttaATCTTGAAGAAAAggtttaaattaattattctGATGTATATTTCTCCTTGAACTCACCGAAGAACAGGTCACTCAGCATTTCCATTTCCAGCTGGTTTTCCAAATCTTTGTAATGACCCTCACTGCTTTGTTCCTTGTTGTAATCTGTAAAACACCAGAGTTACTTCATGCTCATAAAATTAACACAGAGCTGTTTATTCCAGCAACAAtagtagaaaaaaaacccatttaaaatcattttaatcaaaattaaatattgtaaatatcaCTTCctaatgttattattttcagCACATGCTCATCCACATGACATTCACTTAAAGATGGGTCAAACATGTAGTAGCATAACTATTTCTAGAACTCTAACATGCTGCCTGAACAGTGTGATGTGTTCTGTGGATGATCCAGACTAACAGGGAGACAACATCTTTAAAAcgagttttaaatgtttttaaatgtacaatTTGAATCAAACGTGACCATTAAAACAAGATCTGAATATTAAAAGCTTcaggatttctgtgtctgttgatGGCCTGTGGCCTGTATttgtcacaccgtggtgaggttgtcttgtcttgggtttgttttgtcctgtcatttcctgttttattttgaaaagtaattctcctctcgtttcaggtcacttgcccttcctcatgtgtctcagtctgattgccctaagtgtttccacctgtcccctatttccctccatgtgtttaaatagtctgtgttccccttgtcttgtgccagagtgtctttgTCCTTGTCCTGCACCAGAGCCTTGGTCCATGTCCACAGCCATCGCCATAGTTATCCGTATTCTCCTCGT
This genomic window from Seriola aureovittata isolate HTS-2021-v1 ecotype China chromosome 5, ASM2101889v1, whole genome shotgun sequence contains:
- the LOC130169631 gene encoding uncharacterized protein LOC130169631 codes for the protein MEADQKPTGSTNSSDGSVTYDMKACLPHSVPRISSITLRPDMKADKKPTGLIGRIIRVLQAKVSALKKKTAPVEDYGVDLKRSITPPPDMEADQKPTGSTNSSDGSVTYDNYNKEQSSEGHYKDLENQLEMEMLSDLFFERSFTSVSNDSNDGASWPYNYNKEQNSEDHYKDLENQQKMEREIYLDDPLFPERDVVRVDEQPTRPSSYELVRPDLGIKSMSSGMRKYEEEFRKKSEEFNELHPLR